A genomic segment from Phycisphaeraceae bacterium encodes:
- a CDS encoding winged helix-turn-helix domain-containing protein: MTPIEFKLLSELARHPGRVLTHKALLEAVWGPQRFNEPHLVRVHMANLRRKVEADTARPRYLLTEPGVGYRLADE, translated from the coding sequence TTGACTCCCATCGAGTTCAAGCTCCTGTCGGAGCTGGCGCGCCATCCCGGCCGAGTCTTGACACACAAGGCGCTGCTCGAAGCGGTCTGGGGACCTCAGCGATTCAACGAGCCTCACCTTGTGCGCGTCCACATGGCGAACCTTCGCCGAAAGGTCGAGGCTGACACGGCTCGTCCCCGCTACCTGTTGACGGAGCCGGGAGTCGGCTACCGCCTGGCGGATGAGTGA